CTGCTAGTTGCTGGGCAAAAACTTCCGGGAAACCACCGCCAAAATACATTCCCTGGATATCTTTTGGGATGTCAGCATCTTCTAAAGGACTCCAGAAAACCAGTTCTGCGCCAAGCTGTTGCAGCAAATCGAGATTGTCTTGGTAGTAAAAATTAAAAGCGCGATCGCGGGCTACTGCAATTTTAACTGGGGATAAGGGAGATAAGGGAGATGAGGGATGTGAGGGGAGAGGTTTTGATTTTAATAAAGGTAATAAGCGTTGCCAGTCAAAGCAAGTATCTCCTAAATCGGCGAGGCGATCGATTAAAGCATTGAGTTCGGGGAGTTCGGCGGTGGGTACTAAACCCAAATGGCGATCGGGAATTGTGATGTTATCTTGACGCCGCAGGACGCCGAGAATGGGTATTTGTAAGGATTCTAAGGAATCTTTGAGGAGAAAGAGATGGCGATCGCTCCCGACGCGATTTAACACTACCCCAGCTATTTTAATTCGGGGATCAAAAGATCGATAGCCGTGAGCGATCGCAGCCACAGAACCAGATAAACGACTACAATCAATCACCAACACCACAGGCAAATCTAAAAGCCGTGCAATATGTGCAGTACTCGCAAAGTCTGTAATTTGTCCTTTGTCATTTGTCATTTGTCCTTTGTTTTTTACAAATGACAAATGACTAGTGACCAATGACGAAACTCCATCAAATAATCCCATCACCCCTTCCACGAGGGCATATTCACTCAGTTGACTATGACGGGCAAAACATTGCTGAATGTAGGCTTCGGAAGTCAGCACAGGGTCTAAATTGCGACAAGCTCGACCAGTTACGTGTTGATGAAACATCGGATCAATGTAGTCTGGGCCTACCTTGAAAGATTGCACCAAGCGATCGCGACGGCGTAAAGATGCTAAAAGGGTGAGCGTGACTGTTGTCTTACCCACCCCACTACGTTCCCCAGCAATGACTAAAGCCATAAATGAAACAAATTAGGTTTTGATGCAGCAACTGTTTTGACTATTAACTGTGTGTCTATCATCGCTTTTTGCAAAAGCAGATGCACCAGTTTCTCAAACCGACTTACTCAAACTTATACCAATAAGAAACAAGAAAACCAGCCAATTAGGGGAGTTAGGCTGAAAACAGTCTGTCTTATGGTTAGAGATTAGCCGAGACTCACTTAGGAATTTGTGTTTAGCAAAAACTGCTGCAAGCAAACGGCTGTCTCTAGCTTCCCTCTCCTTTATAAGGCTACCGTGTACACACAAGTCTTAAAATTCAGCCTAATGCGGGGTTTCATTGTTTAGTTCTGATCTGTTCAATTGTGCTGGAACACTGTCATTGCGTTCGCGCAGCGTCTCGTAGAGAGGAGGAACCACGAAGCAATCGCAAAAACTCAGGGATTATGCGATTACTTCGCTCCGCTCGTAATGACAATTTTATTGGGTCTAGAAGACTTGAAACCCTTGCAACTAAAACTTGTGTGTACACCCTAGCCTTTACAAGGAGAGGGATTGAGGGTGAGGTAAACCAGGGGCATGAATTGTATGTTATTTAACTCTTGTTCCTTAGTTAACTCACAAAATCGTCCCGGTTTCTTTCAAATAAACCCGCGTAAATGGTTCATCTTCACCCAAGGTATAATCTTCAATCAACCCTTTGCGACGAATAGAAATACCGTTGCCTTTTCTAATTACCACAGTTGAATTATCAAAAACATCCCGCACCAAAATCGTCTCAGTTTCGGTGGGATTATCCAAAACTACGAGATTACTACTCTGGTAAAATACGCCCTGTTCTTCGAGAATGTCTTCAGGGTACTCGGCAATCAGCAAATCAAGTTTGGGATGACGCAGCAGAGTTTGGACATTATTGTTGTAATCTTTGCTTAATACTTTTTTCGAGCGATTCACAAAAACTGCATCACGACAAACAGCGCCTATTGTCCAGTTGGGATTTTGCAAAAGGATATGGTCAATCGTCGCTTGCAGGTCTTCAACTGAGATTTTATTAAAGGTAATAATTGGTATCCTGGCATCTGCACCCGACTCAAAAAAGGTTTCTAAAATATGAGAAGGGACATCCACACTTTCACCAACAGAAGGTTTAAGATGCATTAAAACCCCTGGTGCAGCATTGATTTCCAGGATGGCAAAGTTACTAGACTTCCAAGATTCTGCGAGACTTTTGGTAATCACATCGATACCGAGGCAGGTTAACTGGAAATGTTGGGCAATATCTTGGGCCAAGATAATATTGTCAGCATGAACTGTCGGGGTTGCATCAATGCTTATACCTCCGGCTGAAAGATTGGCGACTTTACGCAGGTAAACAGTACGTCCTTTCTCAATCACGCTTTCTAGTGATAAGCGTTGTTCCTCTAGATAGAGTTCCATCGCTTCATCAATCTGAATTTTACTCATCGGCGAAGTTGGTGTGTCTAAACGTGCAGGTTTGCGGTTCTCTTGGCGAATTAACTCTGCAAGGGTTAAATACCCATCACCAACAACCGATGCGGGACGGCGTTCTGTGGCGGCGACGAATCGACCATTGACACACAACAAACGAAAATCTGATCCTGAGATGCTTTTTTCAACAATTATTCGGGTTTGCTGATTTTCAGGAATCGCTGCCAGTGCGCGATTATAAGCAGATACCAGTTCTTTTGAGTCTTGTACATCAGCCGTGACGCCAATTCCTTTGTGACCGACTACTGGCTTAACTGCTACTGGATAGCCAATTTCTCTTGCTGTTGCTAGGGCTTCTTTCTCGAAAAAGACAATATTACCTTCAGGTACCGGAAAACCCAAGGTTTTTAGAAATGCTTTACAGTCATCTTTACGGGTGGTAAACTCCGAATCTAGATGGCTATCACAGTTAAATGTTGTTGCTATCCCCCGAACGTGTTTTTTTCCCAAGCCGTATTGCATCAATCCTTCTTCCCACAAATAAAAGGCGGGAATCCCTTTCTCGTAGGCTGTTCGCAATAGGGCGTAAACCGTGGG
This Nostoc sp. C052 DNA region includes the following protein-coding sequences:
- a CDS encoding cobyrinate a,c-diamide synthase, translating into MALVIAGERSGVGKTTVTLTLLASLRRRDRLVQSFKVGPDYIDPMFHQHVTGRACRNLDPVLTSEAYIQQCFARHSQLSEYALVEGVMGLFDGVSSLVTSHLSFVKNKGQMTNDKGQITDFASTAHIARLLDLPVVLVIDCSRLSGSVAAIAHGYRSFDPRIKIAGVVLNRVGSDRHLFLLKDSLESLQIPILGVLRRQDNITIPDRHLGLVPTAELPELNALIDRLADLGDTCFDWQRLLPLLKSKPLPSHPSSPLSPLSPVKIAVARDRAFNFYYQDNLDLLQQLGAELVFWSPLEDADIPKDIQGMYFGGGFPEVFAQQLAENTSARDAVKTAILKGMPTIAECGGLMYLCEQITDFEGKSWSMAGVLPTSAVMGGRLTLGYRRAVALQDNLLVNTGTTIYGHEFHRSHLTSTSTQPLFATSRYDCDENMGYEGWGLPANVHASYVHLHWGESVEIPQQFLKECLKVASLKAEIIETEFRSQEPEFKMNSVQLVDSGSSSEYFRVASEF
- a CDS encoding cyanophycin synthetase yields the protein MVLQKSSELVRINARRTDVFDIFNFKHYIGPNPYLDVGALVFDFALIDSREPLPIEDYIASIGDRYPNLRDQTYESYAHLFAHVVSEVGKLDMDLHLNHWSVKPYPHLTQISAQSLHERTTREVVYFVWDWFEAITQGEDFTFDEQLVRLQDRFRASVYGGPTVYALLRTAYEKGIPAFYLWEEGLMQYGLGKKHVRGIATTFNCDSHLDSEFTTRKDDCKAFLKTLGFPVPEGNIVFFEKEALATAREIGYPVAVKPVVGHKGIGVTADVQDSKELVSAYNRALAAIPENQQTRIIVEKSISGSDFRLLCVNGRFVAATERRPASVVGDGYLTLAELIRQENRKPARLDTPTSPMSKIQIDEAMELYLEEQRLSLESVIEKGRTVYLRKVANLSAGGISIDATPTVHADNIILAQDIAQHFQLTCLGIDVITKSLAESWKSSNFAILEINAAPGVLMHLKPSVGESVDVPSHILETFFESGADARIPIITFNKISVEDLQATIDHILLQNPNWTIGAVCRDAVFVNRSKKVLSKDYNNNVQTLLRHPKLDLLIAEYPEDILEEQGVFYQSSNLVVLDNPTETETILVRDVFDNSTVVIRKGNGISIRRKGLIEDYTLGEDEPFTRVYLKETGTIL